The following are encoded together in the Portunus trituberculatus isolate SZX2019 chromosome 25, ASM1759143v1, whole genome shotgun sequence genome:
- the LOC123508693 gene encoding armadillo-like helical domain-containing protein 3 — MGSKLKPGGVRRHLKEKVVQMYEDLFHGVDPCINNPRFWEDLFLLKPKMSALEGEISRCTSDQLVGLKDNINTLFAKCVQTLAHEHNIRVVNALLTLCSLVRGLYRKMQGDYGFDFINILIGFDAAEEQMQLLLNHCSNFLTGEYCDSLKSLSLKFLLVLATGTDNISQNTVLEYLTINCNFDAVIQLLSHSSTRSQHGPEAVLYLMLMVNYRKHEMTNPYTVNISLLDDELILNGYGQVITASLADFNHKYSAHFMEPHGSGWFASLTSMVGSMFLSEEMATRNEHIKANDSFLLALYEAVHLNRNFITALTTATDPSTPPSPANTLERGSTPPAPDSTETPSPATPVEIETCVQPTNLLVTFLEYCSIVMQDTKTEESLSNVKLCFIIITCIAEDQYCNLLLHDANLVFTVPLHRLPMRHRKVVPERTTHARPLACAVLDVMVEFMMSHMMKKLPIELFLLNVGITHRLLCYQKRNSVRLPYNWKDLWAALIALAKFLVTNEAYLAKKMNIFQLANQVMNIFNLFITYGDTFLSTPSSYDELYYEIMRMHQVFENMYLMSLRYSRTDGDYKESAQKLTNSLGNIRSIINHFTPKLEKWSQEHSISTLTEEQVLEVVRNNYDSLTLKLHDSLDQYEKYAEKPQHANFFANMVRSILSDTRQSIDFSAFENLSILQELSTST; from the exons ATGGGGAGTAAATTAAAGCCGGGAGGTGTTCGAAGGCACCTAAAGGAGAAGGTGGTGCAGATGTACGAGGATCTCTTCCATGGCGTGGACCCATGTATCAACAACCCACGCTTCTGGGAGGACCTGTTTCTGCTGAAG CCCAAAATGTCAGCCCTGGAGGGAGAGATCAGCCGGTGCACTTCAGATCAGCTGGTGGGACTCAAGGACAACATCAACACTCTGTTTGCCAAGTGTGTGCAGACGCTGGCCCACGAACACAACATTCGGGTGGTGAACGCCCTCCTG ACGCTGTGCAGCTTGGTGCGTGGCCTGTACCGTAAGATGCAGGGTGACTACGGCTTTGACTTCATCAACATCCTCATCGGTTTTGATGCAGCAGAGGAACAAATGCAGCTACTTTTAAATCATTGTTCAAATTTCCTCACTG GCGAGTACTGTGACAGCCTCAAGTCCCTCAGCCTAAAGTTCCTGCTGGTGCTGGCCACTGGTACAGACAACATCAGCCAGAACACAGTGCTGGAGTACCTCACCATCAACTGTAACTTTGATGCAGTGATCCAG CTGCTGAGTCACTCTAGCACTAGGAGCCAGCATGGCCCTGAGGCAGTGCTGTACCTCATGCTGATGGTCAACTACCGCAAGCACGAAATGACCAACCCGTACACCGTCAACATCTCGCTGCTGGACGACGAACTCATTCTCAACGGCTACGGACAG GTGATCACCGCTTCCCTCGCTGACTTCAACCACAAGTACTCGGCACATTTCATGGAGCCTCATGGGTCGGGCTGGTTTGCGTCCCTCACCTCCATGGTCGGCTCCATGTTTCTGTCGGAGGAGATGGCCACTCGTAACGAACATATCAA GGCCAACGACTCTTTCCTTCTGGCATTGTACGAGGCTGTCCATCTAAACCGAAACTTCATCACTGCCCTCACCACCGCTACtgacccctccacccctccctccccggCCAACACTCTGGAGCGAGGAAGCACCCCGCCAGCCCCAGACTCCACTGAGACACCCAGCCCCGCTACTCCTGTGGAAATTGAGACTTGTGTTCAGCCCACTAACCTCCTTGTCACTTTCCTGGAGTATTG CTCCATCGTGATGCAGGACACCAAGACAGAAGAGAGTCTGAGCAATGTCAAGCtttgtttcatcatcatcacctgcaTCGCTGAGGACCAGTACTGCAACCTGCTGCTGCACGATGCCAACCTAGTGTTCACCGTGCCCCTCCACCGCCTACCCATGAGGCACCGCAAGGTGGTGCCGGAGAGGACCACTCATGCCCGCCCTCTGGCCTGTGCTGTGCTGG ATGTGATGGTGGAATTCATGATGTCACACATGATGAAGAAGCTTCCCATCGAGTTGTTCCTCCTCAACGTCGGCATCACACACCGCCTGCTGTGCTACCAGAAGAGGAACTCGGTGCGGCTTCCGTACAACTGGAAGGACTTGTGGGCTGCCCTCATAGCACTGGCAAAGTTCCTGGTCACCAACGAGGCGTATCTGGCAAAGAAGATGAACATTTTCCAATTAGCTAATCAA GTCATGAATATCTTCAACTTGTTCATCACCTATGGAGACACTTTCCTGTCCACACCCTCAAGCTACGATGAACTCTACTATGAGATCATGCGCATGCATCAG GTCTTTGAAAACATGTACTTAATGAGCCTGAGGTACTCCAGAACAGATGGTGACTACAAGGAGAGTGCACAGAAACTGACAAACTCCCTGGGCAACATCAG GTCAATCATCAATCACTTCACTCCTAAGCTGGAGAAGTGGAGTCAGGAGCACAGCATCTCCACCCTCACAGAAGAACAG GTCCTTGAGGTGGTGCGGAACAACTATGACAGCCTGACCCTCAAGCTGCACGACAGTCTGGACCAGTATGAGAAGTATGCCGAGAAGCCCCAGCATGCCAACTTCTTTGCAAACATG GTGAGAAGCATCCTCAGCGACACAAGGCAGAGCATAGACTTCAGTGCGTTTGAGAACCTCTCCATCCTTCAGGAGCTGAGTACATCCACGTGA